The genomic region catggaagctgcttttatacccaatcatggcaccaacctgttcccaattagcctgcacacctgtgggatgttctatataagttatgagcattcctcaactttatcagtatttattgccacctttcccaacttctttgtcaggtgttactggcatcaatttctaaagttaatgattatttgcaaaaaaaaaaagtttatcagtttgaacatcaaatatgttgtctttgtaacatattcaactgaatatgggttgtaaatgatttgcaaatcattgtattccgtttatatttacatctaacacaatttcccaactcatatggaaacggggtttgtacatatatgtatatactgtatatatacacatttttacacacgtttatgtactgtatacatatatacataaatgtgtatatatacccgtatatatatttatatatatatatatataaatatatatatatatatatatatatatatatatatatacatttatatatatatatatatatatatacacacatttatgtatatatacatatatatacacatttatgtatatatacatatatgtatataaatgtgtctatatacatatatttatgtatatacaaatgtatatatctacatatatatgtctatatatgtatatatacatgcatatataaatgtaaatatattcatataaatgtatatatacacatgcaaatatatacatataaatgtatatatacacatgcaaatatatacatataaatgtatatatatacatgcatatatatacatatacatgtatgtatacatatatgtttatgtacatatatacatacatataaatgtatatatacatatgtatgtatatacatatatatgtatatatacatatatatacatacatatatacatactgtacatatatacatatatatgtctatatacatactgtacatgtatacatatatatgtatacatacatgtatatgtatatatatgtacagtatgtatatatacatactgtacatatatatatacatgtatatatatatatatatacatatacgtacacacacacacacacacacacacacacacacacacacacacacacacacacacacacacacacacacacacacacacacacacacacacacacacatttatatatatatatgcatatatatacatataaatgtatgtatacatatagatgtatatgtacatatatacatacatataaatatacatacagtacatatatatacatatttatatatacatatatatacgtactgtacatatatatgtatgtatatatacttacatatgtatatatgtacagtatgtatatatacacacacacaaacacacacacatacacacacatatatatatatatatatatatatatatatatatatatatatatatatatatatatatatatattggggggccttgcatggcaactcccaccctcagtgtgggaatgtgtgtgtgaatgggtgaatgtgtgtaaaaaatgaCAATTGATTGAAAGATTATTTGGTGAACAATTCAAGTAAAAAAGTGTGACAACATACCCTGGTGTTTCCATATCATACATTTGTTTACCCAAATTGAAATTGTGCACTCAATTCTTGCTATTAAAAATAACTGAAGATCAAATCATTTGACATATGCATCAATGAGGTCCATCGAGAGTCTGCTGCAGTTCCGGCCCTTACTCGACCCAAATAAACCATCTTAATTGCAGTTAAGTACCTGTCCATACAGCCCACCCTTTCCAATGAGGACGCCCATGTCCTTGATGTCCTCAAAGAGCTGATTCATGTCCTGAGATGATAGAGGGGCTCTGCTGGCCTGTGCCGGTTACAGAAGAGGAATGGAACATTATTTTGAGCGAGAATTGAGAATACACGGTTAAATGTGTTTggcagttaccatggtgacacatGGAGCTACCTATAAAAGCACTTATCCACTGCCTGTAAAATTGATTTACTTCCTACTTTAGTACTAATGCCAACATTGGAAAAAAGACATGATTAGATGAtagattgttatttattattttcatatGACAGTATTATAAACACTTTTACCTTGTCTTGGACCATTTCAACACCGATCTGCAGGCCTTTGCCTCGGACGTCACCGATGACCTCATACTCGTCTCTGAGTTTGGCAAGTTCCACCATAAGGTAGGTGCCGACCTTCAGACTGTTTTGCTGCGTGCCGCCTTCTTTGATTGTCTAAAAGACGGTCATACAAATGTGTCGAGACAATATTAGTTGAAGACAACTCGATCAGGGATTGGACTACAAACCTTGCTTTGCCACCAAATCTCACCCAGAAATTAGAATCATTGAAGATTTGGAATGACTAATATGTTTAATTTGCATGATAGAAATGTCAGTTTTACATTTAAGTAAACATTTTTGCACCGTTTAACCAGCTCTATTTCAAAAGTACTGATTTGGCACCAGTATCGGTTaaggtggaacaaaaaaaaaaaaaacatccgtagAGCTAAGGCACAACAGCAGTTAACGTTAGCATTTGTGTTCATTGACGTTTTGGCAAAGACACATTTTTATGTCAACAATAGGATTCGTTCTTTGTGTTTTTACCAATATTTCAGCCTCTTTTCATATTGAAAAGTGAGAGGGAGAGGTATTCTTACATCAAGGACGGATGAAGCAATGGAACAAGCCACTGGATTCCCTCCAAAGGTGTTGAAGTGACTGCCCTTCTTTGATAAACATTCTGCAATCTCTGCAAGTAAGTCCAAACATTGTATTAATGATAATGCATACAAAACATGTGTTAGCATCAAGGATACATTTTAAATCAAGCTCTATACAAGGTGTGTCTCAAAAGTGCTGAAATCTGAACGACCAGTTTTCCTTGTCAAAGTAATCCCAGTTTTCAGCCTCAAAACAGCAATTTCTGTCCGTTTCTACCGAATCCAAACCCACTCGGGGCCACGAAACCAATTTAAATCATGCTACATATAGGGTTTCTTTTGGCGTATTGTTACATTTGGTTTTCGTCCTGTTTTTGTActtttcatgttgtcttgttcGATTCCTAAGTGACAAGCCACACCAATTGGCCAATACAAGGCTTCCGATTTTTCTACGTTTCCCACAATGCATAGGCCATATTGGTAGGCTTTGTTTGTAAACACGCTCATCGTTGTTGATCATTCATCCCAGTGATAATCATAATACCGACGAGGTGTGCGATTGTCGACTGCCACAATCGCCAGATTCGAAGCGagagtcattggtggagcataatatatatatatatatatatatatatatatatatatatacttttttttttttttttttttacaattgtttttaaaatggctgtgcagcactttggaaacg from Nerophis ophidion isolate RoL-2023_Sa linkage group LG17, RoL_Noph_v1.0, whole genome shotgun sequence harbors:
- the LOC133536581 gene encoding alanine--glyoxylate aminotransferase 2, mitochondrial-like isoform X2, which encodes MAAKEIAECLSKKGSHFNTFGGNPVACSIASSVLDTIKEGGTQQNSLKVGTYLMVELAKLRDEYEVIGDVRGKGLQIGVEMVQDKASRAPLSSQDMNQLFEDIKDMGVLIGKGGLYGQTFRIKPPMCITLEDANFFLSVFNKSIQNYMERR
- the LOC133536581 gene encoding alanine--glyoxylate aminotransferase 2, mitochondrial-like isoform X1; this translates as MAKGIGNGFPMGAVVTTREIAECLSKKGSHFNTFGGNPVACSIASSVLDTIKEGGTQQNSLKVGTYLMVELAKLRDEYEVIGDVRGKGLQIGVEMVQDKASRAPLSSQDMNQLFEDIKDMGVLIGKGGLYGQTFRIKPPMCITLEDANFFLSVFNKSIQNYMERR